In Tursiops truncatus isolate mTurTru1 chromosome 10, mTurTru1.mat.Y, whole genome shotgun sequence, the sequence AACTGTTACCCCAAAGCCACATCTATCTAGATCCTTCCCCTCAGACCACAGATGGCTTCAGGGAGTCCCACCTCCTGGCAATGGAAACCTCACATGCACAGCCCTGGTCTCAGAGAAGCATGGACTCCGCTCTGGACCTTGTGAAGAGATGCTTTCCACTCGCACTCCAGGCGGCTTAAGTGGCCTGGGAAGCCTCAGTggattttcattcagttcatttCCAACATTTTCATGTATGTTTAACTCTGCGTTGGGGTGGCAGTAGGCATGTTTAAAGTGCCAGGGGAGGTAGGCAGCAGAGTGGATTTGGGCAAAGGAGAAGCCATGGGATTGGAAGGCAGTAAAATGGCCTTGGGTGCAATAGTCAACTGGTCTCTCCCAAGAGCAGCTGGCATGGGATGCCACACAGGGCAAGAAGGTGCTGCCTCGCCTCTTACTCAACAAGGACGGCAGAGCTGGGTCAAAGGcagtgggcaggagggagggagaagcccTGTGGACTTCAGGGTCAGAAGTCAGCACGGGAACCCCAGGGGGCGGGAGAGGAGCCCGAGAGCATGATGGGTGGAACAGCACTGAGCGAGGCCCCAAGGGGGCCACAGCCACAAGGAGGGAGCGGCAGCGACACGGGGTCCCTCCCCTTGCCTGCTccaggtgctccagccaggcccctcccctcccatcacaGAGCCCAGGAATCCCAGAGCAGTGAAGCATCGGTGGGTGTGGGGCTCAGGGTCTCAGCAGGAGGCGTGTTCCTGGCCACTTGAGCCACAGGAAGGGGAGCAGGCGCCGGGTGAAGGTGGCAGTGAAGGTGTAGATGAGTTCTTGCGACTCCGCGTTGGTGAAAGTCACGGTGCCCCCTTCGTAATCCAGGGCGATGCCCACTCTCCGGGGCCGCAATGCTGGGAAGAGCTCGGCCTCGGGGCTGGTGTTGGCCCAGATGCCCGCGGACGAGAGGCGCAGCGCCCACACGCCGTCCTCCGGCCGCAGGGAGAGGTCGCCCTTCCTCTTCACCGAGTCTCTGGCCACCCCCACCATGCAGCTTTCCAGAacttcctcctcctccgccgcctcctcttcttcctcttcatccccCAGCGATTCCTCGTCCTCATCCGCTTCCCAGTCATCATATCCGTCCCCGTAGCcggcctcctcttcctcctcctcctcttccccctcttcctcctcgtCCCCCTCCTCTTCATCCTCGGACcagccctccctctccacctccacctcccagtACACCTTGCCCCAGGTGAAGCCCTTACTGCCCAGCACCCCTGGCTCACAGTCAAACTGCTGGGGATGCAAGTACGCTCTCTGGTACAGGCCGCTGTAGGTCACGCACTTCCAGTCCTCCGACAGCTGCAGGTACCCACTGGCCGACTGTGGGTCTAGGGTGACACTCACTGCGGGGACAAAGGAAGAAGCAGCGGTGTCGCCAGCGGACCAGGAGGGGACCCCCCAGTCCCACAGCAGGGCTGCCACACCGCACGATCCAAGGGGTGCGCTCCACATCTGTGGCAGCGTGAACAAGCCCCTCAGGGGTATGTGACCGCGGCCTGACTGCAGGGCCAGAGGCAGTACAGCAGCGGGGCCTGGGGCAGAGAGTTCGCTCCGAATACAGGAGCCACATGACAGGGCAGATGAGAAGGAACTCAGTCACAGGGGAAAGGACTGGCAGCAGGACCTCTGAGGACAGAATGACCAAACATGGGCAGGAAGGGTCAGAGGCTCCAGTGGAGGGCTCTACTGCAGACGAAGGGTAGCAGAATAGTCAGAAAATGCAAGGTGGGGACTTCAGAAGTGCAGCTGGGAAACTCTCCCTGCTGTACAAGAGGACGGGCTACCTGGGGGCAGAAGGATTCTGTGGGGAGAGTATTCTTTATTTGAGGCAAATCTAGGAACAACCCTTTGGATACTCACCTGTCTTATATTCTAAGTCTCTCAGCAGCTTccctggggagaaaaaaaggacagcAATGACCCTCAAGCCCAGCAAACCTATGAACCTGTTTCTCACTTGGACAGTATTAATTTCGTGACAAGGCTCCATCCCTGAGATCCCAAGAAGGGAAAAACCACCAGGAGACCTCGGAGGAATGAGAATCCGAAACGAAGGAGCCAGGTACCCTCTTCTCAAAGCGGCACCCCAGCTCCTGACTCCCACCTCAAGGCCCTCCCCAACCCCTACCTTGGAATTCTCTCAGGCCCCGCTGCAGAGACAGAAGTCTATCTGAGAATTCTCCTGTCCTTTTTTTAACCACACGAGCAATGGGTTTCCCAATCCAGAACTTCTTCCGTGGATACCTGAGAAGATGACAGACAAACCTGCTACTTAGCTCTTCCTACATTTCTCTCAATCCTCATGACAATTTatgaagagggagggaaaggtaTGATTATCCCCAGGTAATGGAAAAACAGGGCCTCAGAGGTACTAAGTGAACTGCCCAAGGCTGAGCCAAGACTTACAACCACCAGCAGACTCAACATTCAGATCCCTTTTGTCTACCAACATGTGTTCTCACACCATCCTGTCCCGTCTCAGACAAGGATAGCGGACACCGGAGTGGGGATTATACAGAGAACTTGCTCCGGTGCAGAGCAAGTCTCCACCAGTTCTCAAGGACGTGTTCTTGCTTCCCAGGAGAGAAGGTTATCAGGATGAACCATGCAATGCGGGAACCTCTGGCCTCATATCACACAGCCATTAATTCAGATGGATCATGGTCAAGGCACAGGGGAGGGGACAAAGGCACAGGGGAATGAGGTGCACCATGGAAAGGAAACTCTTTTACCTGTTTAAGAAGTCTCTGGTGTCCTGGAAGGGAAGAGAGTACAAGTCAATGTGAATCAAAGAAGACTTCATTCACATGTACCAACACTATTAGAGACCGggacacatcagtgaacaaaacaaatgcGGTTCTTCCTTATGGAAATGACATTCTAGTGGCAGCAAtggataaaacaaaaagaaaacaaacaaaataatcacAATGACAGAGCAAATGGAGGGGGCGGTAGAAGGGGATGACAGGCCAGCTTCTCTGAGAGGATGACACCTGTGCTGAGATTTGAAGAACTCAGTACTGGCCAGGTGAAGAATGGGAGGAAAGCAAGGTGGGAAAGGGCTTGGCAAAGGGGGCAGGGGCCACATCATGCAGGGCTGGACAGGTATATAGCAAGGAGTTCAAATTTTGTTCTATGTTCAGTAGAAAGCCACCAAAGTGTTTCAAGTAGGGGAGTGATGTATGTGATCTGCTTTTCAAGTGGCTGAGACTGCTAAGTGTCCTCCAGGATctattttccccttcttccttttaGTAATAGAACCTGTGGAGTAATAGCTGGGCAGAGGGCCACCCAACAGAAAACTACACTTCCCAGATCCCCTTGTAACCAGGTTCGGTCATGTGACTAAGCTCCAGCCAATGGGATGCAAAAGGAAGCAATGACTATAATTTTGGGGTcacatcctttaaaaaaagaaattccattctacttcctctttttccttgGCTCAGTTTTGGATATGATGGTGAGCCCAACTTTGACAAAACAGCTGAGGACAACATCCCTTGAGGTTAGTGAAACAACCAGATGGAAGTAACCAGCTTTCTGGATGACCTCATGGACAGCTGCCCTGACAGCTCTAGACCCCTCATGTCTGAACTGTTTCTGGGAGGGAAATAGCTTGTTTGATATAGTCGCTAGCCAAAATCCCAAGTGATCAATCACTTGGGCATCCTGTACAGAATGGATTAAGAGAGGCAACGCCAACATCAGGGGGCAGTCTGGAGGCCGTTTATGGACCTGGCAAGAGATAATGATGCCCTGGCTAGGGCAGTACAGTGGAGCCAGGGAAGCAGCACATTCTAGGTATGTTTGAGACAGACTGGGCATACTGGTGAGAGATAATCAAGGACAGCCCACGGCTTGCACAGGAGGGAGGATGGTGCTATCTGAGTGATAGGAGGGGGTAGAACGGGGAAGAGGTTCTTGCGAGATACTGGTTATTTCCCTTTTATAAGTCTAAATCCTCCATAATACTCTATAGTAATTTTTGCCTTCCTTTTACTCATGCCACAAATTTTAAGTGCTTCTTATGTGTCAGACACCACTCTAGAAGCCTGAgatagagcaggaaaaaaaaaagagagagagagacacacacacacacaaatccctaGCAGCGGGAAGCAGAGAGCAAAGAATCAACATAACAAATCTATTATATGATGCTATTAAGTGATAGGTGCTATAGGAAGAAGACAGTAGTGTGGAGGGGGACTGGGTAAGGGTGGGGGCAGTGACCTCTTTGAGAGAGTGGGATTTTTGGGAAACAAATGGAATCGCCAAACTGTGGCTGCTGCGGACTGTTTCAGCAAGTCTCAGGAACAACTTGGGGTTTTGCTCGAGGGGAGGCCATCCAAGAGGTCAGAGCTACACCTCGCCCCCaccatgaagcaactgaccagAGACTGGTTGTGAGTTGCTGGCAAATCCTTCTACTCTGTCCCTCAAAACTAGTAAGTCCAAGCCAGCTTCAGAGAACGGGGGGACAAATCTTGAGACAGTGTATGCCACAGCTCTGCTGGGATACGTgacataaaaaggcaaataaatgggCAGTAGGTGGGTGCGGTTAGGGAGCCAAGAGGGCATATTCTGTGACACAGGAGCTGCTAGAACAGAGACAGAGTGAGGCCCATCTAAGGGCTGAAGGTTGTGCGTGGCCCAGAGAGGGTGGGACCCGGAGCACAAGTGCAGGAACCCTTCTCTCAAAGGACGCAGAATGGGAGACTGGGGAGTACCGAGGCAACCTGCAGCCCCACACACTGGGCCTTCCAGAGGGACGCCACCTGCCCAAGGCGCCTGGAGGGTCTCTCACCCCCCAGACTCCTGGGGCTGTGGTGAAAGAGGCAGTCAGAGAAGAGAGGCTGCGGCAGGAATCACAGCAATGCTGGGTATTAAGAACGCTAAGGTTCTTCATGGGTGTGGATGGTGACCGACAGTGGAACAGGCAGAGGTACGACCTGCCACCAGACCCTGCAAGGCCTGCCCAGGGCTGAACCAGGGGGGCTTCATAATTCCCTCCAGAGGGGCTCTCCTATCCCCTAGTTCCCTTTATTGTCTTCCTGATAGTCCCAGTCCAGAGATCTTCCCTTTTCTATTGCCTTTGTCAAAAggcctctgtttctttttttttttttcccgcacCACGTGTCTTGTGGGATTTttaggtccccaaccagggattgaacccgggccctaggcagtgagagcgccaagtcccaaccactggaccaccagggaattccctgtttttaTCTCTCGTCCTGTCGCTTCTCTCTCTCACGTGTATTTCTCTACCAGACTTTTAGATCAGGGCCCCTATCTTAGTAGGGCCTCATCTTTACTCTCCATTGACAATCAACTAATCTCTGGTAAAATACTAATGACAGTTTAGGAGTGAGCAGTCCAGTTCCCTTGCGGCAAAagcaaacccaaacaaaacacacagacaAAACCCACCAGCACCAACCTTTCCTTTACTGACTTTCAGCAGACACCCACCttgtctcctttccctcctcccacctggccCCAGGGATGTCTTCAATCTGAGTGGTCTCAGAGGCACTGAAGGCTGGGCCTCTGCTGGCCCACAAAGCTCTTCTGGGCAGACCGTGGAGAGGCTCCCCTCCAGGCAGACACGGCTGGATCTCAGCCCCCCCAGTACCCCAGCTATGTCCCCGCTCTGTTCCACAGCAAGTACACATCCACGTGGTGGCAGCGGCTGTGGGGAAAGGAAGGATGCGCGCTcctggagaggggggagggggtggagaggcaGCAAGTGACCCAGTCAGAGTCTGAGAGAGAAATTCTAGGGAACTGAATGACTtctggaggaaaggaaggaaccaGAGAGACATtctggacaaagtgagagaaaagaagagcaagAGGCCAGAGGCCTGTGAGTCAGGACACACGAGCTGGAGCTCTGACGTGATTCCTGACCTGCCCCACGGCCTGGGACAaactcttcctctctctggtCGTCAGGGACTTCATCAGCAGGGGCTCGACCGGAAGAGTTCTAAGTCCCCGCCAGTCCCGAGGCATGAGTCGGAATCCTCAATGAtagagaggcaggcagaggctACCTGTGCCGGCCCGTGTACCCGGCGGACTCGCCATCTCTCCCCAGCATCCCATCTCTGACTCGCCCTGCCACTGGCCAGGGACAGCACTTCCCTAGAGAAGGTCCTGGGCGGTTCCGCTGCCGGCCAGCAGCCCCACCATGCAAGTGGAGGAGCTCATCACACAGGCCTTCTCCTGGCCTGCAAGGGCAGAAAGATCGAGCATGCTCCCTCCAAAGGCCGCTGAGCCCTGTTTAAGGCAGTGTGACTCCTCTGAGAGGCTTGGGGTGGAAGGAGCTGTGGTGTCATTTCAACGTGGCAGCCTTTTCTCCAATCCATGACCCTCCCTTTCTCAGGGCCAAAGCTGCCTCTTCCGGGAGGTGTTCCAGAGGTCCCCTGCCTGCTTTCCACCTTATTCTCTGAGGCTGATTCCACAGTCCCAGAGAAAACCTCTGCCTTCGAGAAGTCTCCCTTCCCCAGCTACCCATCTCCTCCAGACCCTCTGGGTTCTTGACAGAACCCACGCTCAGCCCTCCCTCAGTGACCCCTGATCCCTCAGGCTTCTTCATCTCCAGAACCATAAACAGCTTCCCCTGGACCAGTGTCTGCCAATGACTTGTTAGAAGACAGGCTCGTGACGGTAGTGATAAGCATGGAGGACAGTAACAAAAATACTAATAaccttct encodes:
- the TRIM26 gene encoding tripartite motif-containing protein 26 isoform X1, with translation MAAVAPLRSLEEEVTCSICLDYLRDPVTIDCGHVFCRSCTTDVRPSSGGRPVCPLCKKPFKKENIRPVWQLASLVENIERLKVDKGRQPGEAAREQQDTRLCERHQEKLHYYCEDDGKLLCVMCRESREHRPHSAVLVEKAAQPHREKILNHLSTLRRDRDKIQGFQAKGEADILAVLKKLQDQRQCIVAEFEQGHQFLREREQRLLDQLAKLEQELTEGREKYKTRGVGELARLALVISELEGKAQQPAAELMQDTRDFLNRYPRKKFWIGKPIARVVKKRTGEFSDRLLSLQRGLREFQGKLLRDLEYKTVSVTLDPQSASGYLQLSEDWKCVTYSGLYQRAYLHPQQFDCEPGVLGSKGFTWGKVYWEVEVEREGWSEDEEEGDEEEEGEEEEEEEEAGYGDGYDDWEADEDEESLGDEEEEEEAAEEEEVLESCMVGVARDSVKRKGDLSLRPEDGVWALRLSSAGIWANTSPEAELFPALRPRRVGIALDYEGGTVTFTNAESQELIYTFTATFTRRLLPFLWLKWPGTRLLLRP
- the TRIM26 gene encoding tripartite motif-containing protein 26 isoform X2, with the translated sequence MAAVAPLRSLEEEVTCSICLDYLRDPVTIDCGHVFCRSCTTDVRPSSGGRPVCPLCKKPFKKENIRPVWQLASLVENIERLKVDKGRQPGEAAREQQDTRLCERHQEKLHYYCEDDGKLLCVMCRESREHRPHSAVLVEKAAQPHRKKLQDQRQCIVAEFEQGHQFLREREQRLLDQLAKLEQELTEGREKYKTRGVGELARLALVISELEGKAQQPAAELMQDTRDFLNRYPRKKFWIGKPIARVVKKRTGEFSDRLLSLQRGLREFQGKLLRDLEYKTVSVTLDPQSASGYLQLSEDWKCVTYSGLYQRAYLHPQQFDCEPGVLGSKGFTWGKVYWEVEVEREGWSEDEEEGDEEEEGEEEEEEEEAGYGDGYDDWEADEDEESLGDEEEEEEAAEEEEVLESCMVGVARDSVKRKGDLSLRPEDGVWALRLSSAGIWANTSPEAELFPALRPRRVGIALDYEGGTVTFTNAESQELIYTFTATFTRRLLPFLWLKWPGTRLLLRP